From a single Trichoplusia ni isolate ovarian cell line Hi5 unplaced genomic scaffold, tn1 tig00003253, whole genome shotgun sequence genomic region:
- the LOC113507826 gene encoding phosducin-like protein, with protein sequence MATLDDKLLGEKLHNYCSSSEDEGESDDDKSGDEEGDAPKAQASTNAEPPPINSWSGQASNTGPKGVLEDWRRFKQLEAENRAELAKERIALAKKLTLTVQPEREATQAKQIEELEDELSELMDEEFLLQYQKQRMEELMNQLQKVPKFGVLTTLNSQDEFLNAIDKEDTKVTVIIHIYNNSTRACETMDGCLNVLATEYPTIKFCRIAADITGLSRHFRVDGVPALLVYKAGQIIGNFVQLVTELGTDFFATDVERFLIEYGMLPEK encoded by the coding sequence ATGGCCACATTAGATGATAAACTTCTGGGTGAAAAACTGCACAATTATTGTAGTAGCAGTGAAGATGAAGGAGAATCTGACGACGATAAAAGTGGAGACGAGGAGGGTGACGCTCCTAAAGCTCAGGCGTCGACTAATGCCGAGCCACCGCCCATAAACAGTTGGTCGGGGCAGGCGAGCAACACGGGCCCAAAAGGAGTACTTGAAGATTGGCGAAGGTTCAAACAACTGGAAGCTGAGAATCGTGCTGAATTGGCTAAAGAACGTATCGCACTAGCGAAGAAACTGACTCTGACCGTCCAACCCGAGCGTGAAGCTACTCAAGCCAAGCAGATCGAGGAGCTGGAAGATGAGCTGTCTGAACTGATGGACGAGGAGTTCCTGCTGCAGTACCAGAAGCAGCGGATGGAGGAGCTCATGAACCAGCTACAGAAGGTACCCAAGTTTGGTGTATTAACAACACTTAACAGCCAAGATGAGTTTCTGAATGCTATTGATAAAGAGGATACTAAAGTGACAGTAATTATACACATTTACAATAATAGTACTAGAGCTTGTGAGACTATGGATGGCTGTCTGAATGTGCTAGCTACTGAGTACCCAACCATCAAGTTTTGTAGAATTGCTGCAGACATTACAGGACTGAGCCGTCACTTCCGTGTTGATGGAGTGCCAGCTTTATTAGTGTACAAAGCTGGCCAGATTATTGGTAACTTTGTGCAACTGGTCACTGAACTTGGTACTGACTTCTTTGCTACAGATGTGGAACGTTTCCTCATTGAGTATGGAATGCTACCTGAGAAATAG
- the LOC113507827 gene encoding probable tRNA N6-adenosine threonylcarbamoyltransferase, with protein MVIAIGFEGSANKLGVGIVRDGQIVANCRRTYITPPGQGFLPRETAEHHQQNIHAVLREALDQSGITPDMIDVVCYTKGPGMGAPLMVCAIVARTCAKLWKKPILGVNHCIGHIEMGRLITNAYNPTVLYVSGGNTQIIAYDRNKYRIFGETIDIAVGNCLDRFARVLKMSNEPSPGYNIEQAAKRGTKYFPLPYCVKGMDVSFSGILSFMEDRIDDLLQKFTPDDLCYSLQETVFAMLVEITERAMAHCGSDEVLIVGGVGCNVRLQEMMGVMCKERDARVFATDERFCIDNGVMIAWAGALAHSSGTKMDFSESTITQRYRTDDVVITWRD; from the exons ATGGTTATAGCAATAGGGTTTGAAGGGAGCGCTAATAAGCTAGGCGTGGGAATAGTACGAGATGGACAAATAGTAGCCAATTGTAGGAGAACCTACATCACGCCGCCTGGTCAAG GCTTCCTACCCAGAGAGACTGCTGAGCATCACCAGCAGAACATCCATGCAGTACTTCGGGAAGCTCTAGACCAGTCTGGGATAACCCCAGACATGATTGACGTGGTTTGCTACACTAAAGGCCCTGGTATGGGCGCTCCGTTGATGGTATGCGCCATTGTCGCTAGAACCTGCGCAAAGTTGTGGAAGAAACCTATTCTAGGAGTCAATCATTGTATTGGAC ACATTGAAATGGGTCGCCTCATAACAAATGCTTACAATCCAACAGTTTTATATGTGAGTGGTGGGAACACTCAGATCATAGCATATGACAGAAACAAATACAGGATATTTGGTGAGACTATTGACATTGCTGTAGGCAATTGTTTAGACag ATTCGCGCGAGTGCTGAAGATGTCCAATGAACCTAGTCCAGGATATAACATTGAGCAGGCTGCTAAAAGAGGAACGAAATATTTTCCACTACCATACTGTGTTAAAG GAATGGATGTAAGTTTCTCCGGTATCTTATCTTTCATGGAAGACAGAATAGACGATCTCCTTCAGAAGTTTACTCCTGATGACTTGTGCTATTCGCTTCAAGAAACTGTGTTTGCTATGCTGGTGGAAATTACGGAGCGAGCGATGGCCCATTGCGGCTCTGATGAG GTCCTCATAGTCGGCGGTGTAGGCTGCAACGTGCGCTTACAGGAAATGATGGGAGTTATGTGTAAAGAACGAGACGCCAGAGTATTCGCGACTGACGAACGGTTTTGTATCGACAACGGAGTTATGATCGCGTGGGCTGGCGCCTTAGCCCATTC
- the LOC113507830 gene encoding piggyBac transposable element-derived protein 4-like — MEPDRIIDDVGLPEASTSKSVGTGRHFPDDDDYDWQPNQRPHDLDMSYSEILSGPLGEELRVDSGSEEEEEPMSLEELRAILEETAEDVEEDPEEHERLSESFNWSSDYSTFRGQPEVYSQAGERGPNIKETDPLKLFTHVWDHDIMNSIVAQTNEYAWQTIAQASELPDGISAHSRLNDWVETTTDELYKLFAVMIFMSLMVAGRVSEYWSTGTLAMPGFRKLMSIKRYWLLMRFLHFVDNNTISVHGSDRKVAKIQPIIDHCNKKFNSMYTPRREISIDESLLLFKGRLSWIQCIRTKAARFGIKFYELCEAVTGYLLKFEVYTGKKYPQTGDSAEDSLYGFTSASAKVVLRLMQRFLNKGHCLVMDNFYNSVTLTRFLKLNKTDVIGTLNRRRMGTPRDIQILNERKLQKAAVVSRHCGDVSVLSWKDVKLVTTVSTYHNADMLPGRRAGQQILKPVVVHDYNKYMGGVDLKDQMLSMYLMERKRGMKWYLKVFKRLINVSILNIFIIHRENSTNPLSHRQFRYKLAEQLAQKYPNLTLSRLINPPALLRLDGDNHFPIYADSLEDRAGSKRNKIKRNRCVRCSLKKIRKEVNTVCQKCQKFLCLGQCWIEYHTLENL, encoded by the exons ATGGAGCCAGACCGAATTATTGACGACGTCGGGCTTCCCGAAGCCAGCACTTCAAAAAGTGTG GGTACCGGAAGACATTTTCCCGATGACGACGATTATGATTGGCAGCCTAATCAAAGGCCTCATGACCTTGATATGTCTTATTCCGAG ATACTCAGTGGGCCATTAGGCGAGGAGCTAAGAGTGGATTCGGGCAGTGAGGAAGAGGAGGAACCTATGTCGCTGGAGGAGCTTCGAGCTATCCTGGAAGAGACAGCCGAAGATGTTGAGGAAGATCCCGAAGAACACGAGAGGCTGTCTGAATCTTTCAATTGGTCAAGCGATTATAGTACATTTAGAGGTCAACCGGAAGTTTATTCCCAGGCAGGCGAGCGAGGTCCCAATATTAAGGAAACAGATCCTCTGAAGCTATTCACTCATGTTTGGGATCACGATATAATGAACAGTATTGTGGCACAGACCAACGAGTATGCCTGGCAAACGATAGCGCAAGCATCCGAGTTACCGGACGGTATCTCGGCGCATTCTCGATTAAATGATTGGGTAGAAACCACTACTGATGAGCTGTACAAGCTCTTTGCGGTGATGATTTTTATGTCGCTGATGGTCGCAGGACGTGTGAGTGAATACTGGAGCACGGGTACCCTGGCCATGCCAGGTTTTCGTAAACTTATGAGTATAAAACGGTACTGGCTACTCATGCGTTTCCTGCACTTTGTCGATAACAATACTATCAGTGTTCATGGTTCCGATCGTAAAGTTGCTAAGATACAACCCATCATTGaccattgtaataaaaagtttaatagcatGTACACGCCTCGCAGAGAAATAAGCATTGACGAATCGTTGCTGCTTTTTAAAGGACGCTTGAGTTGGATTCAGTGTATCCGTACAAAAGCAGCACGGTTTggtatcaaattttatgaactttgcgAGGCGGTTACAGGCTATTTGCTCAAATTTGAGGTTTACAcgggaaaaaaatatccacagacAGGGGACTCTGCGGAGGACTCCTTGTATGGCTTTACGAGCGCAAGTGCGAAAGTGGTGCTAAGGCTCATGCAAAGATTCCTCAACAAAGGTCACTGTCTTGTAAtggataacttttataattcagttactttgacacgatttttaaagttgaataagaCCGATGTCATCGGAACTCTGAACAGGCGAAGAATGGGGACACCGAGGGACATACAAATTCTCAACGAAAGGAAACTTCAAAAAGCAGCAGTGGTAAGTAGACACTGTGGTGACGTATCTGTCTTATCCTGGAAAGACGTTAAATTAGTAACCACAGTGTCGACTTACCACAATGCGGACATGTTGCCTGGAAGAAGAGCAggacaacaaatattgaagccTGTGGTTGTGCACGACTACAATAAGTACATGGGCGGTGtagatttaaaagatcaaatGCTGTCCATGTACTTAATGGAACGCAAAAGGGGGATGAAATGGTACTTGAAAGTGTTCAAACGGCTAATAAATGTTagcattttgaacatttttatcatacatcGCGAGAACAGCACAAATCCCCTCAGCCACAGGCAATTCAGATATAAATTGGCGGAGCAACTGGCTCAGAAATACCCAAATTTGACCTTATCTCGGCTAATAAATCCTCCTGCTCTTCTCCGCTTAGATGGTGATAATCACTTTCCAATCTATGCAGATTCTTTAGAAGATCGAGCGGGgagcaaaagaaacaaaattaaaagaaaccgcTGCGTTCGTtgctccttaaaaaaaatacggaaagaAGTTAACACCGTTTGCCAGAAGTGTCAGAAGTTCCTTTGTCTCGGTCAATGTTGGATTGAATACCACACTctcgaaaatttataa